GTACCCCAGGTGCACGTCCGGCATGGCGTACGAGGCGTCGACGATGCCGGGCAGGGTGGCGACGTTGGCGACCTGCTCCAGCGACCGGTCGGCCGCCGGATCGGGCAGCAGCGACCGGGACGCGAAGACCACCCCGGGCACCCGCATCGGGTCGCGCCGGTCGATCCGGAACCGGTACGGCGACTCCTCGACCAACTCCATCCTGGGCGGCTACCCACCGCCGCCCCGACTACACCCGTCGTCGCCGGACGGCGTGCCGCAGGTGCCCGCCGTACGTCGAAAGGCGACCCTGTCGCGCGCCGCCGGACGGCAGCCGAAGCGCTGCGGCGCTCCTAGCGTCGGGAGCGCACCGCACGAGATCGCACCCGCAGGAGGACGCAGTGCTGCGCCACAGATTCACCTGGACCGTGCTTGTCGCGCTGACCTGGGCGGCGATGATGTCGTTCGGCGGCGTGGCCGCCGAGACCGTCATGCTCTACCCGAACATCTTCCACGACGCGCCGGCCTCGCTGGAGCGGGCCCGCGACTTCCTGGTCGTCAGCGGCCCGAGCGACTACTTCCCGCCGTTGGGCGCCTCGGTGGTGCTGCTCGGCGTCGCCGCCACGGTGCTGACCTGGCGGCACCGCCGGCTGCGCTGGTGGATCGTCGCCGCGGCCGGGGTCTTCATCGCCTGCGAGTTCCTCTTCTCGGTCGTCTTCTTCTGGCCCCGCAACGAGATCATGTTCGTCGACCCGGCCGGTACGCACTCCCCCGAGTACCTGCGGCAGGTGGCCGGGGAGTTCGTGGCCGGGCACTGGGTGCGGCTCGCCGGCGGGGCGGTCACCGCCGCGCTGGTCTTCACCGCCCTGCTGCGCTGGGCGACCCGACCCGCCGAACCCGGCTCCTCGGCCACCCGCGACACCGTCACAGCTGGTAGAAGCGGCGGTAGCGACGGATGAGCCGCCACTGCACCAGCAGCGCGGCCACGGTCAGCAGCAGCATCACCAGGGTCGCCGCCGCCGCGTAGCCGTAGCGCAGGTACTCGAAGCCGGTCTGGTAGACGAACAGGGACAGGTAGGTGGTGGCGTACGGGGGCGGTCCGCCGTCGGTCACCACGAACGCCGGCACGAAGGTGAAGTGCAGGCTGGCGATGGCGTCGCGGACCGCCAGCAGGGCCAGCACCGGCGCCATCAGCGGCAGGGTGATCCGGCGGAACACGTCCCAGCCGGTGGCGTCCTCGATGGCGGCCATCTCGTACACGTCGCGGGGCAGCGCCCGCCGGGCGGCCAGCAGCACCACGAAGGTCTCCCCCATGGTGAACAGGCTCATCAGGATGATGCCGGCGCGGGCACTCGTGGGATCGGTCAGCCACTGCGGCGGGGTGCGGCCGAACACCGTCAGGCCGTGTTCGCCACCGATGCGCAGCAACTGGTTGATCGGCCCGTACAGCGGGTTGAACAGCCAGAGCCAGAGCAGACCGTAGGCGATCTCCGGCACGGCGGTGGGCAGCAACGCCGTGGTGCGGGCGGTGCCGACGCCGAGTGCCCGGCGATGCAGCAGCAGCGCCAGGCCGAGCGCCAGCAGCACCCGCAGCGGTACGGCCACGGCGGCGAAGACCAGCGAGTTGATCAACGCGATCTGGAAGATCGGGTCGTCGACGAGCAGCGTGAAGTTGTCCAGCCCCACCCAGGTCGGCGGGCGCAGCAGGTCGTACTCGGTGAAGGCAAGCGCCAGGGTGACAAGCGCCGGCAGCAGCACCAGCCCGACCAGGCCGACCAGGTACGGCGCCAGCATCAGCGCCAACTGCCGCCGCGACCGGGTGTCCGAGGCGCTCACGGCAGGTACCGGCGGCCGGAGTCGGCGTGGAACAGGTGGGCGTCGGCCCAGCGCACGCCGACACGTACCGTCGCGTCGCGGTCCGGGCGGCGGGCGGCCGGCACCCGGGCGACCACCGGATGTCCGGCGGCGAGGGTGAGGTACGCGTAGGCGTCCTCGCCGATCACCTCCACCCGGTCGACGGTGGCCGGGGTGCCGTCCGGCGCGTCCAGGGTGACCGCCTCCGGCCGGAACCCGATCTGAAGTGGTTCCGCCGGCAGCGGCGGCGCGTCGCCGGTGCACGGCACCGCCGCCCCGGCGGGCAGCAGGTTCATCGCCGGTGAGCCGACGAACCGGGCCACGAAGGTGCTGGCCGGGGTACGCCAGATCTGCTCCGGCGTGCCCACCTGCTCGACCCGGCCGGCACGCAGCACCGCGATCCGGTCGGCGAGCACAAGCGCCTCGGTCTGGTCGTGGGTGACGTGCACCATGGTGGCGCCGATACGGTCGTGCAGGGCCCGCAACTCGGCCCGCATCTCGACCCGCAGCGCCAGATCCAGGTTGGACAGCGGCTCGTCGAGCAGGAAGACGTCCGGCTCGCGCACCAGCGCCCGGGCCAGCGCCACCCGCTGGCGTTCACCACCGGAAAGCTGCCCGGGTCGGCGCGCCAGCAGCCCGGCGCAGCCCACCAGGTCGGCGGCGGCGCGGGCCCGCTCCCGGGCCGCGCGGCGCGGCACGTCGCGTACCTCCAGCCCGAAGGCGATGTTCTCGACCACGCTCAGGTGCGGAAAGAGCGCGTACGACTGGAAGACCATCGAGACGTTGCGCAGGCCGGGCCGCAGCTCGGTGACATCGCGCCCGGCGATGTGCACCCGTCCGGCGGTGACCGGCTCCAACCCGGCCGCCACCCGCAGCACCGTCGACTTGCCGGCACCGGAGGGGCCGAGCACCACCAGCAGCTCACCCGGGGCCACGGTGAGGTCCACCTCGTGCAGCACGGTGGTGTCCCGGTACGCGGCACTGACGCCGTCGAGGACCAGCCCGGTCACCCGTTCTCCCCACGGGCGAACATCGGCCGGCTCTTGACGTCCAGCTCGCGGATCACGTCGTCGAGCCGGTCGCCACGGTGCATGGCGTTCTCCAGGATGCCGTAGCTGAGGTCCTCGATCTCCGGCCAGGTGCTGACGGTGGGCAACGCCCGCACGGTGGGGATGGCGTCGAGGAAGACCTGCGAGTTGCGCGGCGGCTGGTTCGGGTCCAGGAAGGCAGCCGACCGGGACACCTCGACGTGCGACGGCACGGTCCGGCCGGTCGCCGCGATGATCCGCTGGCCGTCGGCGGACATCGCGTACTCCATGAACCGCCAGGCGGCGTCCTTGTTCTTCGATCCGGTGGTCATGCAGTACGCGTCGGAGTGCAGCACCCCGACCGGCTGCCGGTAGACCGGCAGCGGGGCGACGTCCCAGTCGAAGCCGGTGATGGTGCGGAAGTTGGTGGTGGCCCGCCGGGAGGTCATCAGCATGGCGAGCCGGCCGTTGAGGAAGCGGGACTCGTCGTCCTCCGCCTCGACCTCCGCGTCGCTGGGCACCACCCCGTACGCCAGCCGCAGGTCGACCAGGTTCTTCAACGCCTCCCGGGCCGCCGGGCTGTCCAGTGCGAGCCGGGTCGGCCGGGCCGGGTCGTCGACGATCTCGCCGCCGTTGGACCAGACCAACGGGGCGAGCCGGATGATCGACGGCTCCACGCCGAGGCCGTGCACGGCGGGCAGCCGGGCGGCACCCTCGGCCTCGGTGCCCTTGATCACCACGCCCCGGTCGTCGCGGGTCATCGCGGTGGCGGTGCCGACCAGGTCGTTCCAGGTCCAGCCGGCCTT
This DNA window, taken from Micromonospora sp. FIMYZ51, encodes the following:
- a CDS encoding DUF1772 domain-containing protein — its product is MLRHRFTWTVLVALTWAAMMSFGGVAAETVMLYPNIFHDAPASLERARDFLVVSGPSDYFPPLGASVVLLGVAATVLTWRHRRLRWWIVAAAGVFIACEFLFSVVFFWPRNEIMFVDPAGTHSPEYLRQVAGEFVAGHWVRLAGGAVTAALVFTALLRWATRPAEPGSSATRDTVTAGRSGGSDG
- a CDS encoding sugar ABC transporter permease, with product MLAPYLVGLVGLVLLPALVTLALAFTEYDLLRPPTWVGLDNFTLLVDDPIFQIALINSLVFAAVAVPLRVLLALGLALLLHRRALGVGTARTTALLPTAVPEIAYGLLWLWLFNPLYGPINQLLRIGGEHGLTVFGRTPPQWLTDPTSARAGIILMSLFTMGETFVVLLAARRALPRDVYEMAAIEDATGWDVFRRITLPLMAPVLALLAVRDAIASLHFTFVPAFVVTDGGPPPYATTYLSLFVYQTGFEYLRYGYAAAATLVMLLLTVAALLVQWRLIRRYRRFYQL
- a CDS encoding ABC transporter ATP-binding protein, which codes for MTGLVLDGVSAAYRDTTVLHEVDLTVAPGELLVVLGPSGAGKSTVLRVAAGLEPVTAGRVHIAGRDVTELRPGLRNVSMVFQSYALFPHLSVVENIAFGLEVRDVPRRAARERARAAADLVGCAGLLARRPGQLSGGERQRVALARALVREPDVFLLDEPLSNLDLALRVEMRAELRALHDRIGATMVHVTHDQTEALVLADRIAVLRAGRVEQVGTPEQIWRTPASTFVARFVGSPAMNLLPAGAAVPCTGDAPPLPAEPLQIGFRPEAVTLDAPDGTPATVDRVEVIGEDAYAYLTLAAGHPVVARVPAARRPDRDATVRVGVRWADAHLFHADSGRRYLP
- a CDS encoding sugar ABC transporter substrate-binding protein gives rise to the protein MDVVKSKSLLALALCATLAVTGCGSGSGSSSSGPVKLLVFGAPEELAAYRTLIDAYQGARPGERVQLIEASDRKDLLARLATSVAGGAPPDVFLMNYRFYGQFAAKGVVEPLDERIADSTLDPADYYPVAMTAFTWDGAQLCLPQNVSSLAVYYNRTLFTRYGVPEPKAGWTWNDLVGTATAMTRDDRGVVIKGTEAEGAARLPAVHGLGVEPSIIRLAPLVWSNGGEIVDDPARPTRLALDSPAAREALKNLVDLRLAYGVVPSDAEVEAEDDESRFLNGRLAMLMTSRRATTNFRTITGFDWDVAPLPVYRQPVGVLHSDAYCMTTGSKNKDAAWRFMEYAMSADGQRIIAATGRTVPSHVEVSRSAAFLDPNQPPRNSQVFLDAIPTVRALPTVSTWPEIEDLSYGILENAMHRGDRLDDVIRELDVKSRPMFARGENG